A region of Rhodohalobacter barkolensis DNA encodes the following proteins:
- a CDS encoding response regulator transcription factor, translating to MSEKQKKIVIVEDEPSLVFTLRDTLETEGYDVTVVQEGDKAVDTVKSVEPDLMLLDIMLPGTSGYDICKEVRELKYTFPIIMLTARDQEIDKVAGLNIGADDYMTKPFGVKELLARIKARLRRANAYSKTGPVEMLKLGDVKIDLKESKVIKPNGVEHELSTREVELIQYLVSKANKPISRDDLLENVWRYEYSTNTRTVDVHISKLRAKIEMQPDDPRYLVTLHGVGYMLRVN from the coding sequence ATGTCTGAAAAACAAAAGAAAATTGTCATCGTAGAAGACGAGCCCAGCCTCGTATTTACACTTAGAGACACTCTGGAAACTGAGGGTTATGATGTGACTGTTGTCCAAGAGGGAGATAAAGCCGTAGACACTGTCAAATCCGTTGAACCTGATTTAATGCTGTTGGACATCATGCTGCCGGGGACAAGCGGTTATGACATCTGTAAAGAAGTTCGGGAGTTGAAATACACCTTTCCCATTATCATGCTTACAGCTCGTGATCAGGAGATCGATAAAGTAGCGGGTTTAAATATCGGAGCTGATGATTACATGACAAAACCATTCGGGGTTAAGGAGCTCTTAGCCAGAATTAAAGCCCGTCTTCGTCGCGCCAATGCATATTCCAAAACAGGTCCCGTCGAAATGCTGAAGCTGGGAGATGTAAAAATAGACCTGAAAGAGTCAAAAGTCATCAAACCAAACGGTGTTGAGCATGAACTTTCCACCAGAGAAGTTGAGCTGATCCAATATTTAGTCTCTAAAGCAAATAAGCCAATTTCCAGAGACGATCTACTGGAAAATGTATGGAGATATGAATACAGTACCAACACACGTACTGTAGATGTTCATATTTCAAAATTGAGAGCTAAAATTGAAATGCAGCCCGATGACCCACGTTACCTGGTAACTCTTCACGGAGTAGGTTACATGCTACGCGTCAACTGA
- a CDS encoding replication-associated recombination protein A — protein sequence MNLFEDDSGKADEKPDYENQPLATRMRPVSLKEFTGQDHLVGEGKMLRRMIESGVIGSLIFYGPPSSGKTTLANVISKEIDARFEVINAVLDGIKELRNVVAKAEHQKKANGRKTILFVDEIHRWNKAQQDALLPHLESGIITLVGATTENPFYSLVNPLLSRCQLFELHPLTKENVMVMIDRALTDQERGLGYMKINVAAEAKEHFAEYAGGDVRNALNALEVAALSTARDEGGVVNITLDIARESIQRRSVRYDRSGDEHYHYASAFIKSMRGSDVDAALYWMSAMLDGGEDPNFIFRRMLIFASEDVGMADPYALTVVNAAHESFMKTGMPEGLYFLAHTAIFLALSAKSNSTKSIFEINSIIENKGVLSVPDHLKDKTANKLASRYLDVKNSSEDYKYPHNFPHNWVPQQYLPDDLKDKSWYSADGSGREKKLWERLKKIKGEE from the coding sequence ATGAATCTATTTGAAGATGACTCCGGTAAGGCGGACGAAAAACCTGATTATGAAAATCAACCTCTGGCAACCCGAATGCGTCCGGTATCGCTGAAGGAGTTTACAGGACAGGATCATTTGGTAGGTGAGGGTAAGATGCTTAGGCGAATGATTGAGAGTGGTGTCATAGGGTCATTAATTTTTTACGGTCCTCCAAGTTCCGGAAAAACAACTCTTGCTAATGTTATTTCAAAAGAGATAGATGCCCGTTTTGAGGTAATCAACGCTGTATTGGATGGGATTAAGGAGTTGAGAAACGTGGTGGCAAAGGCAGAGCATCAAAAAAAAGCAAACGGACGAAAAACGATTCTTTTTGTGGATGAAATTCACAGATGGAATAAAGCACAGCAGGATGCCCTTCTGCCACACCTGGAGTCAGGAATTATAACATTGGTTGGAGCTACAACAGAAAACCCATTCTATTCACTTGTCAATCCATTATTGTCGCGCTGTCAGCTATTTGAGCTGCATCCTTTAACGAAGGAGAATGTGATGGTTATGATTGATCGGGCATTGACTGATCAAGAAAGAGGGTTGGGCTATATGAAGATAAACGTTGCAGCAGAAGCGAAAGAGCATTTTGCTGAGTACGCAGGGGGTGATGTAAGGAATGCACTCAATGCCCTCGAAGTGGCGGCACTATCAACAGCCAGGGACGAGGGTGGTGTTGTAAATATCACATTAGATATCGCCAGGGAGTCCATTCAGAGAAGAAGTGTTCGGTATGATCGATCAGGTGATGAACACTATCACTATGCTTCAGCATTTATAAAATCGATGAGGGGCTCTGATGTGGATGCTGCACTATACTGGATGAGTGCAATGCTGGATGGAGGTGAAGATCCCAACTTTATCTTTAGGCGAATGCTCATTTTTGCATCAGAGGATGTTGGAATGGCAGATCCCTATGCACTTACAGTCGTAAATGCTGCACACGAATCCTTCATGAAAACAGGGATGCCCGAGGGGTTATACTTTCTGGCGCACACAGCAATATTTTTGGCTTTATCTGCCAAGAGTAACAGCACCAAGTCAATTTTTGAGATAAACAGCATCATTGAAAATAAAGGTGTACTGAGTGTCCCTGATCATCTTAAAGATAAAACAGCAAATAAACTGGCTTCTCGATATTTGGATGTAAAAAATTCATCAGAAGATTATAAATACCCTCATAATTTTCCACACAACTGGGTTCCTCAGCAATATCTTCCCGATGATCTGAAAGACAAATCCTGGTACAGCGCGGATGGTTCAGGTAGAGAGAAAAAACTTTGGGAAAGGCTTAAGAAAATTAAGGGCGAAGAGTAA
- a CDS encoding sensor histidine kinase: protein MPFFNKMRKRNTVRWLFLSLGIVAVLALTVMNVYSLYALRESTIESAKDNKKSQLDEFTLQVRHQFGGPFRELRKLDIEKLENSWSVSGNFPTHFIEVLVMASEEPLYDDIYYNPSDSDACYDSDQPLYKFDADLKMFTLVQDVPDLVCDGFGISNSRVKALIDDYRFNNKVTFDAHRSMNLALINLEKRSVIGHLNFTINRDYLINEVIAKQLKEQFGPTDKTGIVVWLRDWIQDDILSSSDDQFTYNRDVHEIDMRQRFPEMLENWVLHASFLQSPTVAATNASLTRNLIVLVFAVVVLFGALVFMFINAQRERELAQRQAGFLANITHELKTPLAVMQAAGENISDGRVKDGERLKSYGEHIYNESVRLRKMIEKLLDVAKVDSGQSVVEQAPHQLHALVTDFVQSNKNYIQSKGFEINLNSDPNLPLVMIDPDHLETILNNLTENAIKYSSDKKQIDISLKEKNDFVEISVADQGDGIAKKSQRLIFEKFYRVENSLTAKTKGHGLGLAIVKNMVELNGGTIQVKSTEGKGSTFIVSFPALIKGQDDFDTSFSTGSVGDEIKNIDSKQYV, encoded by the coding sequence ATGCCGTTTTTTAATAAAATGCGTAAACGCAATACTGTGAGGTGGCTGTTCCTGAGTTTGGGAATTGTAGCAGTGCTGGCACTTACCGTAATGAACGTTTACTCCCTTTACGCCCTGCGAGAGTCTACCATTGAGTCTGCAAAAGACAATAAAAAGAGTCAGCTTGACGAGTTCACGCTACAGGTTCGTCATCAGTTTGGCGGTCCCTTCAGAGAGCTTCGAAAATTAGATATCGAAAAACTCGAAAACAGCTGGTCGGTCAGCGGAAATTTCCCAACTCATTTTATTGAAGTATTGGTCATGGCTTCAGAAGAGCCTTTGTATGACGATATTTACTACAACCCCAGCGACTCTGATGCTTGCTATGATAGCGATCAGCCGCTTTACAAATTTGATGCAGATTTAAAAATGTTCACCCTGGTTCAGGATGTACCCGATTTAGTTTGTGACGGCTTTGGGATCTCCAATTCCAGGGTAAAAGCATTGATTGATGATTACCGTTTCAACAATAAAGTAACCTTCGATGCTCATCGCAGTATGAACCTCGCTCTCATTAATTTAGAAAAGCGATCCGTAATCGGGCATTTAAACTTTACAATCAACAGAGATTATCTGATCAATGAAGTGATTGCAAAACAGTTAAAAGAGCAGTTTGGGCCAACAGACAAAACCGGTATCGTTGTGTGGCTTCGCGACTGGATTCAGGATGATATTTTATCCAGCAGTGACGATCAGTTTACCTACAACCGGGATGTTCATGAAATTGATATGAGACAACGTTTTCCTGAAATGCTGGAAAACTGGGTTCTCCATGCGTCCTTTTTACAGTCGCCTACCGTTGCAGCAACCAACGCTTCTCTTACCCGTAACTTGATAGTATTGGTATTTGCTGTTGTTGTTTTATTTGGAGCTTTGGTATTCATGTTTATAAACGCTCAGCGCGAACGGGAACTTGCTCAACGTCAGGCTGGCTTTTTGGCAAACATTACACACGAACTAAAAACACCGCTTGCCGTTATGCAGGCAGCCGGCGAAAATATATCTGACGGGCGGGTTAAAGATGGAGAGCGACTAAAAAGTTACGGTGAGCATATTTATAATGAATCGGTCCGACTACGGAAAATGATCGAGAAATTACTGGATGTTGCAAAAGTTGACTCCGGACAATCCGTTGTTGAACAGGCACCCCACCAGTTACATGCTCTTGTCACAGATTTTGTGCAATCCAATAAAAACTACATTCAATCCAAAGGATTTGAGATTAATTTAAACAGCGATCCAAATCTTCCACTGGTTATGATCGATCCGGATCATCTTGAAACGATCCTGAACAACTTAACTGAAAATGCTATTAAGTACAGTTCAGACAAAAAACAGATTGATATCAGCCTGAAAGAGAAGAATGATTTTGTAGAAATATCCGTAGCGGATCAGGGCGATGGGATTGCTAAAAAATCTCAACGACTCATTTTCGAAAAATTTTACCGTGTTGAAAATAGCCTGACTGCAAAAACTAAAGGTCATGGATTGGGTTTGGCCATTGTAAAAAATATGGTTGAATTGAATGGCGGTACAATCCAGGTTAAAAGTACTGAAGGAAAAGGCTCAACATTTATAGTTAGTTTTCCGGCGCTCATTAAAGGTCAGGACGACTTTGACACAAGCTTCAGCACCGGTTCTGTCGGCGATGAAATTAAAAACATAGACTCAAAACAATATGTCTGA
- a CDS encoding GWxTD domain-containing protein, whose protein sequence is MNTHLKKLLTGLLLFLGIMLSGCVRSSNPDVERGSLFQFQDGYPELRSSSIGFLSEQDQPLINVTTDVVLGSLIYSTEDDKRLANITLEIRILQLDGDFTKTVRRDFEIESDFEGTYISQEVFTNEEIIEVVPGTFEVNITVLDQSSGRASSQESEATIPNPEDPEINLTTIRLSGKNLELVQEQFSPITTYTIPAKIDSLKFEFQVTNNDLDDPLTIDARLLKYPADTSYARPMNFNNYSPSSLPYIGVDMRRAEEIDSNVRRLDQPGSVLIEFKYPLLERGTYRFEVETTDIDGETLYRGRDFSVVGENYPSVMSARELAEPLIYLMDRRDHERMMEIQDPDSLKEAVDRFWLSNVRNMNQARSVINLYYDRVEQANKQFTTFKEGWKTDMGMIYVLFGPPWYVDRYLNTMQWSYSYDRNDPQYNFTFQRPNLKNEFFPFDNYLLQRNQGYFNVQYRQVQLWLTGGILTNRL, encoded by the coding sequence ATGAATACGCATCTTAAAAAATTACTTACGGGACTACTACTATTTTTGGGGATTATGCTGTCAGGATGTGTTCGTTCATCAAATCCCGATGTGGAGAGAGGTTCATTATTTCAATTTCAAGATGGTTACCCGGAGTTAAGAAGTTCTTCCATAGGTTTTTTAAGTGAACAGGATCAACCCTTAATCAATGTTACCACAGATGTAGTTCTGGGCAGTTTGATCTACAGCACAGAAGATGATAAACGTCTGGCAAATATCACTCTCGAAATCCGGATACTTCAATTAGATGGCGATTTCACAAAAACAGTTCGGCGTGATTTTGAAATTGAATCAGATTTTGAAGGGACATATATCAGTCAGGAAGTCTTTACCAATGAAGAGATCATCGAAGTAGTACCCGGCACATTTGAAGTTAATATTACAGTATTGGATCAATCCTCAGGAAGAGCTTCGAGCCAAGAAAGCGAAGCAACTATACCCAATCCAGAGGATCCTGAAATCAACCTTACAACCATCAGATTGTCCGGTAAAAATCTGGAACTAGTTCAAGAGCAATTTTCTCCAATAACCACGTATACCATCCCTGCCAAGATTGACAGTTTGAAATTTGAGTTTCAGGTTACAAATAATGATTTGGACGATCCTTTAACCATTGATGCCCGTTTGCTCAAATATCCTGCCGACACATCGTATGCCCGGCCTATGAATTTCAACAACTACAGTCCTTCATCGCTTCCATATATTGGTGTAGACATGCGGCGTGCTGAGGAAATTGATTCCAACGTTAGAAGGCTGGATCAGCCCGGCAGCGTACTCATAGAATTTAAATATCCACTTCTTGAGCGAGGTACCTATCGTTTTGAAGTTGAAACCACAGATATTGATGGCGAGACACTGTATCGCGGGCGCGACTTTTCGGTTGTAGGTGAAAATTATCCTTCTGTAATGTCTGCCCGTGAGCTTGCAGAGCCGCTAATCTATCTGATGGATCGGCGAGACCATGAACGAATGATGGAAATTCAAGATCCGGATTCTTTAAAAGAAGCCGTTGATCGTTTCTGGCTCTCTAATGTCAGAAATATGAATCAGGCCCGGTCTGTCATTAATCTTTACTACGACCGGGTAGAACAAGCCAATAAACAGTTCACCACGTTCAAAGAGGGCTGGAAAACAGATATGGGAATGATATACGTACTATTTGGCCCACCCTGGTATGTAGACCGATACCTGAACACCATGCAATGGTCCTATTCCTACGATAGAAACGACCCCCAGTATAACTTTACATTTCAGAGACCTAATTTGAAAAACGAGTTTTTCCCATTCGACAACTATTTGCTTCAGAGAAATCAGGGGTACTTTAATGTGCAGTACAGGCAAGTTCAATTATGGCTTACAGGCGGCATATTAACAAATCGCTTATAA
- a CDS encoding M1 family metallopeptidase, translating to MIKKSLFSALFSALFIFSLSCATSEQVQSPSEDTSESSKITVSEAERPIPYPIEVPDAYLQAVENGTRTSSGQPGENYWQNYATYDLSAEIDPESHTLYGESSVEYINNSPDDLEVIVVELAQNLHKEGTPKKEMTEITGGSDLSRVHVNGQDFEPISMFQRWTQNASGYILEGTRLYIFPDGVLESGQSMNFEFEWSFEIPQEGASGRMGRSRDNLYFIAYWYPQIAVYDDVYGWMEDPFVGNAEFYHGFANYELSVTMPKEWLVMGTGEFLNPEETLSQRTLERYNQAGNSDEPIIIADFDELSDATIQTDEDMLTWEFSSKQIRDVAFSATLESRWDATRTDVGDLDDDGQTDYSRINTFFREEAPLWKEQATYAQHSIQFLSDYTTVPYPWPHMTSVEGADIIGGGMEFPMMTIIGDYNNAGAVPLYGVTAHELAHMWFPMILSTNERRYTWIDEGYTTFHTNEANKDFYGDRFDNNDIFGGYLQIAGSDLEGEMMRWSDFHYPGPAYGVASYPKPASVLAALRGVLGNELFLEAHHELIERWKYKHPYPWDIFRTFEDVSGRDLSWFWRAWYYETWTLDQSVANVTSSGNQHTITIEDKGDVPMPVLLEITLSNGDVLQERIDVDHWLDGYRTKEITIESDSEITRVEIDPQNHFPDVNSSNNVWKASQ from the coding sequence ATGATCAAGAAATCTCTTTTTAGTGCACTGTTTTCTGCACTTTTTATCTTCAGCCTTTCCTGTGCAACTTCCGAACAAGTTCAATCCCCATCTGAAGACACTTCAGAATCATCCAAAATAACGGTATCGGAAGCAGAAAGGCCTATCCCGTACCCAATTGAAGTTCCGGATGCTTATCTGCAAGCAGTAGAAAACGGTACTCGAACCAGTAGTGGCCAACCCGGTGAGAATTATTGGCAAAATTACGCTACCTACGATCTCTCGGCTGAAATCGATCCCGAATCGCATACACTTTATGGAGAGTCCAGTGTAGAGTACATCAATAACTCACCTGATGATCTTGAAGTAATTGTTGTAGAATTAGCACAAAACCTTCATAAAGAGGGTACTCCAAAAAAAGAAATGACTGAAATCACCGGTGGAAGTGATTTATCCAGGGTTCATGTAAATGGGCAGGACTTTGAGCCAATTTCCATGTTCCAGAGGTGGACTCAAAACGCATCCGGTTACATTTTAGAAGGAACACGTCTTTACATCTTTCCTGATGGTGTATTGGAATCAGGTCAATCCATGAATTTTGAGTTTGAATGGTCATTTGAAATACCTCAGGAAGGCGCTTCCGGCAGAATGGGGAGAAGCCGGGATAATCTATATTTCATAGCTTACTGGTATCCGCAAATTGCCGTTTATGATGATGTCTATGGCTGGATGGAAGATCCGTTTGTTGGAAATGCGGAGTTCTATCATGGCTTTGCCAACTATGAACTATCAGTAACCATGCCGAAAGAGTGGCTGGTAATGGGAACAGGTGAGTTTTTGAATCCCGAAGAAACCCTATCGCAAAGGACACTTGAGCGATACAATCAAGCCGGTAATAGCGATGAACCCATAATTATTGCAGATTTTGATGAGCTGTCTGATGCCACAATTCAAACAGATGAGGACATGCTCACCTGGGAGTTTTCGTCCAAACAGATCAGAGATGTTGCCTTTAGTGCTACACTGGAATCTCGCTGGGACGCTACCCGAACAGATGTTGGAGATCTTGACGATGATGGACAAACAGATTACTCCAGAATAAATACGTTTTTTAGAGAAGAAGCACCTCTTTGGAAAGAGCAGGCCACTTATGCACAACACTCTATTCAGTTCCTGTCTGATTACACCACGGTTCCATATCCCTGGCCGCATATGACTTCCGTTGAGGGAGCTGATATTATCGGAGGAGGTATGGAGTTTCCTATGATGACTATCATCGGAGATTATAATAATGCAGGTGCTGTTCCGCTCTATGGTGTTACTGCTCATGAATTGGCGCACATGTGGTTCCCTATGATTCTTAGCACGAATGAACGGCGCTATACATGGATTGATGAAGGTTATACTACCTTCCATACAAACGAAGCAAATAAAGATTTTTACGGAGACAGATTCGATAACAATGACATCTTTGGTGGATATCTGCAGATTGCAGGCTCCGATCTTGAAGGTGAAATGATGCGATGGTCTGATTTCCACTATCCCGGACCTGCATATGGCGTAGCATCCTATCCTAAGCCGGCATCCGTTTTAGCTGCTCTTCGGGGAGTTTTGGGTAACGAGCTGTTTTTAGAAGCTCATCACGAGTTAATTGAAAGATGGAAATACAAGCACCCCTACCCTTGGGACATATTCAGAACGTTTGAAGATGTATCCGGAAGAGACTTGTCGTGGTTCTGGCGAGCATGGTACTACGAAACGTGGACTCTTGATCAATCTGTAGCAAACGTTACATCTTCAGGTAATCAACATACCATTACCATTGAAGACAAAGGAGATGTACCCATGCCGGTTTTGCTTGAAATTACGCTTTCGAATGGAGATGTACTTCAAGAACGAATAGACGTGGACCATTGGCTTGATGGCTACAGAACGAAAGAAATTACGATTGAATCAGATTCTGAGATCACAAGAGTTGAAATTGACCCTCAAAATCATTTCCCTGATGTTAATTCATCAAATAATGTCTGGAAAGCTTCACAGTAA
- a CDS encoding NADPH-dependent FMN reductase — protein MSLIHILSSTDRPNSNALKVSGYVENYLAEKAETKIFSLMDYPFEDVVGGKYGQTPDSVKEFNEEFLKADGFLFVIPEYNGGFPGVLKLFFDYLPFPDAMEMVPVSLIGEAAGAFGALRPVEQFEQLLKYRKAYIYPERMFIQRVNDTFDPDEGLNNDVLQKLLLSQLDSFPDFVERINSLGLSVDA, from the coding sequence ATGAGTTTAATACACATTTTGTCTTCAACAGACAGACCAAATTCTAACGCACTTAAAGTATCAGGGTATGTAGAAAATTATTTGGCTGAAAAAGCAGAAACGAAAATCTTTTCCCTGATGGATTATCCTTTTGAGGATGTTGTTGGTGGGAAGTATGGACAAACACCCGATTCCGTTAAAGAGTTTAATGAGGAATTTTTAAAAGCTGACGGTTTTCTTTTTGTGATTCCGGAGTATAACGGAGGTTTTCCGGGTGTCTTGAAGTTATTTTTCGACTATCTTCCATTTCCCGACGCGATGGAGATGGTTCCGGTAAGCTTAATTGGTGAGGCGGCCGGAGCTTTTGGCGCCCTCAGGCCGGTAGAGCAGTTTGAGCAACTTTTAAAGTATAGAAAAGCTTATATCTATCCTGAAAGAATGTTCATTCAGCGTGTAAATGATACATTCGACCCTGATGAAGGTTTAAATAACGATGTGCTTCAGAAGCTTCTTTTAAGCCAGTTAGACAGTTTTCCTGACTTTGTGGAAAGAATAAATTCTTTGGGCTTATCAGTTGACGCGTAG
- a CDS encoding response regulator — protein sequence MSDKKKVLIVEDDLILSLLYENYMDKLGFETEGELVYGKTAIEVAKEVNPDLILMDISLEGEMDGIEAMLEIRKFSSVPVIYITGNSDKVHQERAKQTDYADYLIKPIEYNELKASLAKAGILSDS from the coding sequence ATGTCTGATAAGAAAAAGGTTCTAATCGTTGAGGATGATCTCATCTTAAGCCTCCTCTATGAAAATTATATGGACAAACTTGGCTTTGAAACGGAAGGAGAATTGGTTTATGGAAAAACAGCCATTGAAGTAGCAAAGGAAGTGAATCCCGACCTTATACTCATGGATATTTCACTGGAAGGAGAAATGGACGGTATAGAAGCAATGCTCGAAATCCGAAAATTCTCTTCAGTACCGGTTATCTATATTACGGGTAACTCCGATAAAGTCCATCAAGAACGTGCAAAACAGACCGATTACGCTGACTATTTAATCAAACCCATTGAATATAATGAACTGAAGGCCAGCTTGGCTAAAGCGGGAATCCTTTCTGATTCATAA